The DNA window ACACCACCCGTAGGGCGTCGCCGTCGTCGTGCGCGGCCACCAACGCGAGCCGGAATCCGGCGCTCAACAAGTGCTCGGCCCGTTCCTCGAGTTGCGCCGCAGTGACCCGCTGCCGCAGGGCAGTCGGGGTCATCGTGGACCCTCCAATTGCTGCGCGGCGGCCACCATCAGGTCGGTCAGCGGGCCGGCGGTCACCCCCAGGGCCAGTGAGGCGGCCAACCCCGCGATGAGTGCGAACCCCAATGAACGCGGAGGATGGATGACGGGCGCGTCGGCCGGGGCGGCGCCCAGCAGGAGCCGGGATGTGTTGCGGGCCAGGGCGACGAAACCGATGGTGATCAGCGTCATGACTGCAGCGAGGACCCACCCGAGGTTCGCCTCGGCGAGGGCGCGGGCGATGGCGAGTTCACTGGCGAACATCGCAAACGGCGGCAGGCCGAGCAGGATGATCACCCCGACCGCGAACGACGCACCGATCAGCCGTGAACGCCGTAGGACGCCGGTGATGTCGGCGATTGCGGTGCTCTGATGTGTTGCTTGAAGTTGTCCTCCCGCGATGAACAGCACGGTTTTGCCCAGGCCATGGGCCACGACGTGCAGCAACAGCGCCGCGATGGCCAACGTGGTGCCCGCAGCTGCAGCCACGGCGATGAGCCCCATGTTCTCCATGGAGGAGTAGGCGAGCATTCTCTTGAGGTCACCGGTGACGGTGAGCAGTAACGCCGCGATGGCGACAGTCGCCAGTCCGGTTAGGAGCAGACCATTGCGCATGAAATGAGTTCCCGTTCCGGCGTCGATGACGGGTTTGAGGCGGATCAGCACCGACATCGCTACCGACAACAGCACGCCGCTCATCAACGCGCTGACCGGAGCCGGAGCCTGACTGTGGGCGTCGGCCAACCAGGTGTGGAACGGGAACAGGCCGGCCTTGGTGCCGTACCCGATCAGCAGCAGTCCTCCGGCCAGCCGTGTCACCGCCGGATCCAGTCCGCTGGCGTGAGACATCAACACGTCGAGATTCAACGCGTCAGTGGCGGCCGCGCCGTTGTGTCGGGCCGCGAAGTAGAGCAGCACGGTACCCAGGAATGCCATGGCGATGCCCACCGAGCAGACGATGACGTATTTCCAGGTTGCTTCCAGCGCGTTGCGGGTGCGGTGGTGCCCGACCAGAAACGCGGTGATGACGGTGGTGGCCTCGATGGCGACCCAGATGAGCCCGATGTTGTTGGCGCACACTGCCAACTCCATCGCGGCCACGAACGCCGGAGTCAGTGTGCCGTAGAGCCGGGCTCCGGCAGCATCGGTGTGGCCCTCTGCCAGTTCGGTGTGCAGGTAGCCGATGCTGGCCACCGTCGCTAGCAGGGCGACCACGGCTATGACGATGAGCATGAAGGCGGTCAGCGCGTCGATGCGCAACATCCCACCTGCAGCAAAATGCACGTTGTGTCCGACACGGGTGGCTAAGGCAATGCCGCAGACCAGGATCACCGCTGCGGAAACCGCGGTGACCATTCCGCTGAACCGGCTCCACCCCAGGACGGCGGTGAACCCGGCCGCAGCTATGGGGGCCAGCAGCGAGATCGTCATCAATTCGGTCATCAGTCGCGTAGCTCCTGCAACTCATCGAGTTCTGCGGCGCCGAACAGGCGACGCAGTCGACCGGTGAGGATGCCGATGACGATGACCGCGAACAGCACGTCCAGGGACACTCCGAGTTCGACGATCATCGGGACGCCTTCGGTGAGCAGAAACGCCGTCGCCGCGATCCCGTTGTCCAGCAACAGGAATCCAGCAGCCTGTGACACGGCGTGGCGGCGGGTCACCATCACGAACAACCCAATGAGAATCACCGCGAACGCGGTGGGAACCGCGTCGGTCAGCGTGGTGGACTGCAGGTCGGTCAACGGGCGGGTGACGGCGAACGCGACGAGGATCAACATCGCCACCATCAGCAACGAACTGGCGGTGTTCAGCAGCGGTGCAGCGTCGCGCTTGCCGGGCGGTTCGGCAGCCAGCGCGCGCCGCAGAAGCCAGGGCAGCATCACCGCCCGCAACGCCAGTACCGCCACCCCGACGAGGATCAGCGCAGTGTCGCCGAGGTAGGCGCCCGCAGCGATGGGAATGGTTGCCAGCGCAAGGCCTTGCCACGCCAACAGCGCCACGATCGGCCGCAGTGCCCGGCGCCAAACGACCATTACTGCCGCGAGCAGCATTGCGCCGGAGGCGAAATCGATGATCAGCGAGAAGGTGGAAGGGGTCATCGAGGCAGCCTCATCGGGCGAAGAAGTTGGCGGAGGTGACGGCGAGCAACCCCAGCAGGAACGATCCGGCCAGCAGTTCGGGCACGCGGAACAAGCGCAGTTTGGCCAGGAAGACTTCCATCGTGGCCAGCGCTACGGCCAGCACGGAAACTTTGACCGCGATAGCCCCCACGCCGGCCAGGACCTGCACAAGGGTGGGTGTGTCGGCGGCGATTCCCCAGGGCAGGAACAGGTTTGCCAGCAGCGCCAGCAACACGGTCAGCCGCATCGCTGATGCCCACTCGATGAGTGCGAGACGGGGTCCGGCGTATTCGAACACCATGGCTTCGTGGACCATGGTCAGCTCCAGATGCGTGGAAGGGTTGTCGACGGGCAGCCGACCCGCCTCGGCGATGATCACCAGCACCAGCGCGACGAATGCGAGCACCCCGGTCAGGGAGGCCACCGAAGCGGGATCAGCCAGTGTCGTTGCCATCAACGCCCCGAGGTTGGCCGAACCGGTCGGGATCGACAGCGCGAACACCGCGAGCAGAATCGTCGGCTCCACGAGCGCGGCGATCGTGATCTCCCGGCTCGCGCCCATGCCGCCGAACGCGGTTCCGGTGTCGATGCCCGCGAGTGTCAAGGCGAAGGTTCCCAGAAATAGGACACCGACCACCGCGAACAGATCAGCAACTGGATCCAGCGGGCTGCCCGTCGCCACGATCGGCACGATCGCGGCGAGCAGGATCGAGGTGCCGGTCACGATCAGGGGGGCGGCCGTGAAGACCACGGTGGTTCCGCGCGGAGTGATCTGCTGCTTGCCCAGCTGTTTGCGAAGGTCGCGCCAGGGCTGCAGGATGCCGCCGCCGCCGCGCCCCTCCCATAGCGCACGTACCTGGCGCATCAGTCCGATCAGGAGCGGCGCGCCGACCGCCACGGTGAGTAGCTGGGCCCCACCGGCGACCACTGACATCACGGTCATCGGGCGATCACCAGTACCACCAAGACCCCGAGCGCGCCGTAGGCGAGGTAGAGATGCACGCTGCCGTTGTGGGCGCGGCGCACCACCTCGGCGGCTCTGGTCACTGCCGTCACAATCGGGTGATAGAGGCGGATCTCCAGGGCGTCGGTGATCCGGTTGCGGTAGGTGATCGCTGACACCATGTAGCGCGATTCGCTGTGGTGGGTGACGTCGACGTCGGAGGCGGGCCGCAACACGTCGTTGAAGACCCGTTGTAGTGGTTCAGCGAAAGACGTTGCGGTGTACTGCATCCGGGGGGTGAGATCTTCTGCGCCGCACGCCCACAACGGCAACTCTGCGCTGGGCGGGCGCCGTCGCGCACGCCACCGCATCGCGACGGCAGCGGCCAGCAGCGCCGCTACGAACGCCGCGGCGAGCAGGCCGGGGGCAATCGAGCTGCCGAGGCCGGGTAGCCGTATCACCGCGGCGAAGTCGACCGCGGGCGTAGCGGTGCGGCCGGTGGGAATGACAGCGACGACCCGCGTCACGACAGCTGCTACCGCGGCGGGTGCCAAGGCAAGCACCACACAGATGACAGCTACGACGATCATGGCGGCCAGCATGCTGGGAGCGGATTCGCGGGCCTGCCGTGCTGCGGCTGATCGTGGGCGCGCCAGGAAGCCGATGCCGAACGCCTTGACCATCGTGGCCACCGACAACCCGGTGGTGAGCGCGACGGCGCCCACCGCCAGTGGCGCCGCCAACGCGACCACGACATCCCCGCCGGTCCCGGCGTGTACCAGCGCCTGCACGAGCAGCCACTCGCTGACGAATCCCGCTCCCAATGGCAGACCGCAAGCGCCCAGCGCGGCGACACCGAACAGCACCGTGGTGATGGGCATGGGACGTGCCAGCCCCCCCAAGCGGTCCAGGTCGCGCAGGCCGGTGGCGGACAGCACGGATCCTGCGGCCATGAATCCCAATGATTTGAATGCCGCGTGGGCGAGTAGGTGCAACAGCGCTGCGACGGCCGCGATGGCGGCGGCCTCGCCTGCCCCGGCGCTCGCCAGGAGCAAGGACGCTCCGAGCGCCATGGTGATCAATCCCATGTTGTCGGTGGTCGAGTAGGCCAGCAGCCGTTTCACATCGGTGGCCACACTGGCCTGCAACACCCCGTAGAGCGCCGATGCGGCACCGACCAGCAGCAGCAGCACCGCCCACCAGCGTGGCCCGGGCCCGATCAAGACCAGATCGAATCGGATGATTCCGTAGACGCCCAACGTGACCATCGCCGCGCTCATCAGCGCCGACACCGGACTCGGTGCCTCCGGATGAGCCCGTGCCAGCCACGCATGCAGGGGCACTAGACCTGCCTTGGAACCGAATCCGGCCACCGTCAACGCGAACACCACATCACGCAGGGGTTCAGGGACCACCGTCATCTCAGTGAAGCGATCCGCGCCTACCGAGGTCGCCATCACCATCAACCCCACGAGGATCGCCACGAACCCCAGCTGGGTCATGGCGGCATAGAACAGTGCGGCAGAACGCACGTCGGCACGGTCATGGTCGGTGAGCACCAACAGCACCGACGCCAGAGCCATCAGCTCCCACGCCAGCAGGAATGTCGTGATCGACCCGGCGGCGGGGACCAACAACATGGCCGCCACGAACAGCGGCAACATTGTCAGCGGCAGCGCCGGCCATCGTTCATGGCGGGCGTAGCCGACGGTGTACACACCGACCGGGACGGACACCGCTCCTATCAGCACGCTGAAGAACCCGCCCAGCGGATCAAGATGCAGGACCACTCCGCTCAGCGGCAACAACCAACCGAGGGTCACCTGGGGGGCGGAACCCAAGACCGCGACCAGTCCACACCACACGCCTGCCCCGCCGATCAGGGCGGTCGCGGAACCCGCTGCGGCACAACCGGCATGGTGTCCTCGGCGAACCGTCACCTCCACCGCGGGCGCGTCGACCGCGACGGTGCTCATCGTCGGGTCACCGAGCGCAGCGCCGCAACGATCGCTTCCGGCGTCGGTGGGCAGCCCGGGATCTCGAGGTCGACACTGCCCAAGACCTCGGCCACCGAACCCACCACGCCGTAGGCGTCAGCGAATATGCCGCGGTTGAGCGCACAGTCACCGCAGGCGATCACCACCCGCGGCGCAGGTGTAGCTGACACCGTGTTGCGCAGCGGCTCCTCCATGTTGCGGGTCACCACGCCCGTCACCAACAGGGCGTCGGCATGTCGCGGGGAGGCCACCAGGCGGGCGCCGAACCGCTCGGCGTCATACACCGGGCCGAAAGCCCCGGAAATCTCGATCTCGCACCCGTTGCACGACCCGGCATCGACGTGACGGATCTGCACCGAACCCCGCAACGCATCGAGTGCTGCCGACGACGAGACCGGAGCCGGTGGAGCCGGCTCGACGATCCGTCCGACGCGCAGCGCCTTGCGTAGCCACCCGATCACGTCCCATCACCGCCTTCCGTCGTCTGCTGCGGTTTCGGGTTCATCGCCCGAGGGTGTCGCCGCTGCGGACCAGCCCGTTGTCTAAGCTCACACCTAGTTGCTAATATTCGCAAGTTCCAACAATGTGAGATTAGTCGTTCGGGGTGCGTGAGGGTCCCGCTCACAGCGTCCGCCCATTCACACGTCGATCGACAGAAACGAGCACAGTCATGGGTAGCCCGGTGATCGTGGAAGCGGTGCGCACACCGATCGGCAAACGCGGTGGCTGGTTGGCCGATGTGCACCCCGCCGAATTGCTCGGGGCGACCCAGGGAGGGTTACTGCAGCGCGCGGGTGTTGATCCGTCGATGGTCGAACAGGTGATCGGTGGATGCGTGACCCAGGCCGGTGCGCAATCCAACAACGTCACCCGGATGGCGTGGTTGACCGCTGGGTTGCCCTGGCAGGTCGGAGCGTCGACCGTCGATTGCCAGTGCGGGTCGGCGCAGCAGGCCAACCACCTCATCGCCGGTCTGATCGCCGCCGACGCCATCGAGGTCGGCATGGCCTGCGGCGTCGAGGCTATGAGTCAAGTACCGCTCGGTGCGAACGTGGGTACCGACGCCGGCGCGCTGCGCCAGACCCGTGAGCACCTGCGCCGATAGTTCGGCGGGATGCACACCGGATAGACCACCATTGCGCTTGCCGATCGGCGATCGCACTGCCTCGACGATGACCGCTTCAGCCATGACTTCTCCTTAAACCAATGAAGGGCGCTCGCGACAAGCCGCTCCGCGTGCAGCAGCTCGCTGTCAAACCTGGAATCTACTTGCTAATATTAGCAAGTATCGAATCTGTGAGATTCGTCAGGGCATGCATGGCTAAGCGCGCGAGCCATGTGGCGTGCCACGGCAGGACCTCAAAATCGTGAACACCGTGCCGGGAGAACTACACATGAACGCCAAGCGGCCGTCCATCATCTACACGCTGACCGATGAGGCGCCGTTGTTGGCGACCTACGCCTTTCTGCCCATCCTGCGGACCTTCGCCGCTGCGGCCGGCATCGACATCAAGGCAAGCGACATCTCGGTGGCGGCGCGGATTCTCACTGAGTTCGGTGATTTTCTGACCGAGGATCAGCGGGTGACCGACGGTGTTGCCGAGTTGGGTGAGCTGACGCAGCTGTCGGACACCAACATCATCAAGCTGCCGAACGTGAGTGCCTCGGTGCCGCAGCTGCTGGCCGCCATCAAGGAGCTGAAGGCCAAGGGCTACGAACTGCCGG is part of the Mycolicibacterium tusciae JS617 genome and encodes:
- a CDS encoding proton-conducting transporter membrane subunit, with amino-acid sequence MTELMTISLLAPIAAAGFTAVLGWSRFSGMVTAVSAAVILVCGIALATRVGHNVHFAAGGMLRIDALTAFMLIVIAVVALLATVASIGYLHTELAEGHTDAAGARLYGTLTPAFVAAMELAVCANNIGLIWVAIEATTVITAFLVGHHRTRNALEATWKYVIVCSVGIAMAFLGTVLLYFAARHNGAAATDALNLDVLMSHASGLDPAVTRLAGGLLLIGYGTKAGLFPFHTWLADAHSQAPAPVSALMSGVLLSVAMSVLIRLKPVIDAGTGTHFMRNGLLLTGLATVAIAALLLTVTGDLKRMLAYSSMENMGLIAVAAAAGTTLAIAALLLHVVAHGLGKTVLFIAGGQLQATHQSTAIADITGVLRRSRLIGASFAVGVIILLGLPPFAMFASELAIARALAEANLGWVLAAVMTLITIGFVALARNTSRLLLGAAPADAPVIHPPRSLGFALIAGLAASLALGVTAGPLTDLMVAAAQQLEGPR
- a CDS encoding NADH-quinone oxidoreductase subunit B family protein: MGWLRKALRVGRIVEPAPPAPVSSSAALDALRGSVQIRHVDAGSCNGCEIEISGAFGPVYDAERFGARLVASPRHADALLVTGVVTRNMEEPLRNTVSATPAPRVVIACGDCALNRGIFADAYGVVGSVAEVLGSVDLEIPGCPPTPEAIVAALRSVTRR
- a CDS encoding proton-conducting transporter membrane subunit, whose product is MSTVAVDAPAVEVTVRRGHHAGCAAAGSATALIGGAGVWCGLVAVLGSAPQVTLGWLLPLSGVVLHLDPLGGFFSVLIGAVSVPVGVYTVGYARHERWPALPLTMLPLFVAAMLLVPAAGSITTFLLAWELMALASVLLVLTDHDRADVRSAALFYAAMTQLGFVAILVGLMVMATSVGADRFTEMTVVPEPLRDVVFALTVAGFGSKAGLVPLHAWLARAHPEAPSPVSALMSAAMVTLGVYGIIRFDLVLIGPGPRWWAVLLLLVGAASALYGVLQASVATDVKRLLAYSTTDNMGLITMALGASLLLASAGAGEAAAIAAVAALLHLLAHAAFKSLGFMAAGSVLSATGLRDLDRLGGLARPMPITTVLFGVAALGACGLPLGAGFVSEWLLVQALVHAGTGGDVVVALAAPLAVGAVALTTGLSVATMVKAFGIGFLARPRSAAARQARESAPSMLAAMIVVAVICVVLALAPAAVAAVVTRVVAVIPTGRTATPAVDFAAVIRLPGLGSSIAPGLLAAAFVAALLAAAVAMRWRARRRPPSAELPLWACGAEDLTPRMQYTATSFAEPLQRVFNDVLRPASDVDVTHHSESRYMVSAITYRNRITDALEIRLYHPIVTAVTRAAEVVRRAHNGSVHLYLAYGALGVLVVLVIAR
- a CDS encoding respiratory chain complex I subunit 1 family protein, yielding MSVVAGGAQLLTVAVGAPLLIGLMRQVRALWEGRGGGGILQPWRDLRKQLGKQQITPRGTTVVFTAAPLIVTGTSILLAAIVPIVATGSPLDPVADLFAVVGVLFLGTFALTLAGIDTGTAFGGMGASREITIAALVEPTILLAVFALSIPTGSANLGALMATTLADPASVASLTGVLAFVALVLVIIAEAGRLPVDNPSTHLELTMVHEAMVFEYAGPRLALIEWASAMRLTVLLALLANLFLPWGIAADTPTLVQVLAGVGAIAVKVSVLAVALATMEVFLAKLRLFRVPELLAGSFLLGLLAVTSANFFAR